A region from the Brassica napus cultivar Da-Ae chromosome C8, Da-Ae, whole genome shotgun sequence genome encodes:
- the LOC106389772 gene encoding chaperone protein ClpB4, mitochondrial, with protein MASRRLSKSASAAIRAYHAFSTPSLLLRHRAISAASAHHFTSRSSPTSSLLLPNFSIGAPVNAANSIAHGRQLLPLPFQFLSPRRFSATAAQTNQNSYTEMAWEGILNAFDAARVSKQQIVESEHLMKALLEQKDGLARRIFAKAGIDNSSVLQATDLFISTQPKVTGDTSGQVLGSSLSTVLQNAERYKKEFQDDYVSVEHLLLAFYSDKRFGQEFFKNLKLKEEALKEVIKDVRGSQRVTDQNPEGKYDALEKYGNDLTEMARRGKLDPVIGRDDEIRRCIQILCRRTKNNPVIIGEPGVGKTAIAEGLAQRIVRGDVPEPLMNRKLISLDMGSLLAGAKFRGDFEERLKAVLKEVTASNGQTILFIDEIHTVVGAGATGGAMDASNLLKPMLGRGELRCIGATTLTEYRKYIEKDPALERRFQQVLCGQPSVEDTISILRGLRERYELHHGVKISDGSLVSAAVLSDRYITERFLPDKAIDLVDEAAAKLKMEITSKPTELDEIDRAVIKLEMEKLSLKNDTDKASKERLHKIENDLTALKEKQKELSDQWEQEKSLMTRIRSFKEEIDRVNLEIESAEREYDLQRAAELKYGTLMSLQRQLEEAEKNLTKFRESGQSLLREEVTDLDIAEVVSKWTGIPLSNLQQSEREKLVMLEQVLHKRVVGQDMAVKSVSDAIRRSRAGLSDPNRPIASFMFMGPTGVGKTELAKALAGYLFNTENAIVRIDMSEYMEKFSVSRLVGAPPGYVGYEEGGQLTEAVRRRPYSVVLFDEIEKAHPDVFNILLQLLDDGRITDSQGRRVSFTNCVVIMTSNIGSHHILETLGNSEDGKEAVYELMKRQVVDLARQTFRPEFMNRIDEYIVFQPLDSKEISKIVELQLERVKNRMEQKKIKLQYTKEAVDLLSQLGFDPNYGARPVKRVIQQMVENEIAVEVLKGDFAEEDTILLDVDQTSNKLVIKKLENNAPIEEMAA; from the exons ATGGCGTCCAGGAGACTATCCAAGTCCGCTTCGGCAGCCATCAGGGCGTATCACGCTTTCTCCACACCCTCTCTCCTCCTCCGTCATCGCGCTATCTCCGCCGCCTCTGCTCACCACTTCACATCGCGTTCCTCTCCCACCTCCTCTCTTCTCCTGCCTAATTTCTCAATCGGAGCTCCCGTAAACGCCGCAAATTCGATCGCTCATGGCCGACAACTGCTACCTCTTCCTTTCCAATTCCTTTCTCCGCGCCGCTTCTCCGCCACCGCAGCTCAG ACTAATCAGAACTCGTATACGGAGATGGCTTGGGAAGGGATTCTCAACGCCTTCGACGCGGCTCGCGTCTCTAAGCAGCAGATCGTGGAGTCTGAGCATTTGATGAAAGCTCTCTTGGAGCAAAAAGACGGTCTCGCCAGGAGGATATTCGCAAAGGCTGGGATCGACAATAGCTCCGTTCTCCAGGCTACTGACCTTTTCATATCTACACAGCCTAag GTTACTGGTGATACCAGTGGACAGGTGCTAGGGTCGTCTCTTAGTACTGTGTTGCAAAACGCGGAGAGGTATAAGAAGGAGTTTCAAGATGATTACGTGTCTGTTGAACACCTTCTGCTGGCGTTTTATTCGGATAAAAGGTTTGGGCAAGAGTTTTTCAAGAACCTGAAACTTAAAGAGGAGGCCTTGAAGGAAGTTATTAAAGACGTCCGCGGTAGTCAACGAGTTACTGATCAAA ATCCTGAAGGAAAGTATGATGCACTTGAAAAGTATGGGAATGATTTAACTGAGATGGCCAGACGAGGAAAACTCGATCCTGTCATTGGAAGGGATGATGAGATTCGGCGGTGCATCCAGATATTGTGCAGGAGGACGAAAAACAATCCTGTTATCATCGGTGAGCCTGGTGTTGGCAAAACTGCAATCGCTGAAGG GTTGGCGCAGCGGATTGTACGAGGGGATGTCCCTGAACCTCTCATGAATAGGAAG TTAATATCTCTTGACATGGGTTCACTGCTTGCTGGTGCCAAGTTTCGAGGAGATTTTGAGGAACGGTTGAAAGCAGTACTGAAGGAAGTCACTGCTTCCAATGGACAGACAATCTTGTTCATTGATGAAATTCACACTGTTGTCGGTGCAG GAGCTACCGGTGGAGCAATGGATGCGAGCAACCTCTTGAAACCAATGCTTGGAAGAGGTGAACTGAGATGCATCGGTGCTACTACACTGACCGAATACCGCAAATACATCGAGAAAGATCCAGCTCTGGAACGTAGGTTTCAACAAGTGTTATGTGGCCAACCATCTGTTGAAGACACCATTTCGATTCTTCGTGGGTTAAGAGAGCGGTACGAGTTACACCATGGTGTTAAAATATCAGACGGTTCCCTTGTTTCAGCAGCGGTTCTGTCAGACCGCTACATCACTGAACGCTTCCTGCCAGACAAAG ctATTGATCTTGTTGACGAAGCTGCTGCAAAGCTGAAGATGGAGATCACTTCTAAACCAACTGAACTCGATGAAATAGACAGAGCTGTGATCAAACTGGAGATGGAGAAGCTTTCTTTGAAAAACGATACTGACAAAGCCTCAAAAGAACGGCTACATAAGATTGAGAATGATTTGACCGCTCTCaaagaaaaacagaaagaaCTCAGTGACCAATGGGAGCAAGAAAAGTCTCTCATGACTAGAATACGTTCATTTAAAGAAGAG atCGATCGTGTGAACCTGGAAATCGAATCTGCTGAACGTGAATATGATCTACAACGCGCTGCTGAGCTCAAGTATGGAACACTTATGTCCCTTCAACGCCAATTAGAAGAAGCTGAGAAAAATCTCACCAAGTTCAGAGAGTCTGGACAGTCATTACTCCGGGAAGAGGTAACCGATCTTGACATAGCAGAGGTAGTAAGCAAGTGGACCGGTATTCCACTGTCGAATCTTCAGCagtcagagagagagaagctggTGATGTTGGAACAAGTGCTCCACAAGAGAGTTGTTGGTCAAGACATGGCTGTAAAATCAGTATCAGATGCTATCCGGCGTTCAAGGGCCGGTCTCTCTGATCCTAACCGTCCAATAGCCAGTTTCATGTTCATGGGTCCAACAGGTGTTGGTAAAACCGAGCTCGCCAAAGCTCTGGCCGGATACCTTTTCAACACTGAAAACGCGATAGTGAGGATCGACATGAGCGAGTACATGGAGAAATTCTCGGTCTCGCGGCTCGTTGGTGCACCACCTGGCTATGTCGGTTATGAAGAAGGTGGGCAGTTGACTGAAGCTGTTCGCAGGAGACCCTACTCAGTGGTTTTGTTCGATGAGATCGAGAAAGCCCATCCTGATGTATTCAATATCCTATTGCAGCTTCTTGACGATGGAAGGATAACTGATTCTCAAGGGAGGAGAGTGAGTTTCACAAACTGTGTTGTGATTATGACATCTAATATAGGATCCCACCACATACTCGAGACTCTCGGCAACAGTGAAGACGGCAAAGAAGCAGTGTATGAGTTGATGAAGCGGCAGGTTGTGGACTTGGCAAGACAAACTTTCAGGCCAGAGTTCATGAACAGAATCGATGAGTACATTGTCTTCCAGCCGCTAGATTCAAAAGAAATCTCCAAAATCGTTGAGTTGCag CTGGAACGAGTGAAGAACAGGAtggaacaaaagaaaataaagcttCAGTACACAAAAGAAGCAGTGGATCTTCTTTCTCAGCTTGGGTTTGATCCCAACTATGGGGCAAGGCCTGTTAAGAGAGTGATCCAACAGATGGTGGAGAATGAGATCGCTGTTGAAGTTTTGAAAGGAGATTTTGCAGAGGAGGACACTATCCTTCTCGATGTTGACCAGACAAGCAACAAATTGGTCATCAAGAAGCTCGAGAACAATGCTCCTATCGAGGAAATGGCAGCTTGA
- the LOC106389771 gene encoding U-box domain-containing protein 7-like, with protein MAKCHRNNVDPLILHRIPSASSSSTSLNSFSRSTFRRLILDAISCGGSSRHQRELQQDEDKTTIGGDDLATKSEKLCDLLNLTKMETKKEETLEILKRVAKDLQAEETEREKKVMAASEVRLLAKDDAEARVTLAMLGAIPPLVSMIDDSQNEDDLIASLYALLNLAIGNDANKEAIVRGGAVHKMLKLIESSKPPPNQAISEAIVANFLGLSALDSNKPIIGSSGAIIFLARALKTSSSQAREDALRALYNLSIHHQNVSFILETDLVPFLLNALGDMEVSERILSVLTNVVSVSEGRKAVGEAVEAFPILVDVLNWNDSEKCQEKAVYILMLMAHKGYGDRRAMIEAGIESSLLELTLVGSPLVQRRASRILESLRAVDKGKQVSAPIYGITCSSSSSSLSRERNREIRMSDERRAVQQLVQQSLQSNMKRIVKRANFPQDFVTNSQHFTKSLTF; from the exons ATGGCCAAGTGTCACCGGAACAATGTAGATCCTCTCATCCTTCACCGCATTCCctccgcttcttcttcctccacctCCTTGAACTCCTTCTCCAGATCGACATTCCGCAGATTGATCCTGGACGCCATCAGCTGCGGCGGTAGCTCACGTCATCAGCGAGAACTCCAACAAGACGAAGATAAAACGACGATCGGAGGGGATGATTTAGCTACGAAATCAGAGAAGCTATGCGATCTGCTAAACTTAACGAAGATGGAGACGAAGAAAGAGGAAACGCTGGAGATTCTGAAACGCGTGGCTAAGGATTTACAAGCGGAAGAgacggagagagagaagaaagtaATGGCAGCTAGTGAGGTTAGGCTGTTAGCGAAGGATGACGCGGAGGCGAGAGTGACGCTCGCCATGCTCGGTGCGATCCCTCCGCTCGTTAGCATGATCGACGATTCGCAAAACGAAGATGATCTGATTGCTTCTCTCTATGCTCTTCTCAATCTCGCAATCGGCAATGATGC gaaCAAAGAAGCCATTGTTAGAGGAGGAGCCGTTCACAAAATGCTAAAGCTTATCGAATCGTCAAAGCCTCCTCCTAACCAAGCAATCTCCGAGGCCATCGTCGCGAACTTTCTTGGTTTAAGCGCGTTAGATTCGAACAAACCGATCATCGGTTCCTCTGGAGCGATCATCTTCCTAGCGAGAGCCCTGAAAACTAGTAGCTCGCAAGCTAGAGAAGACGCTCTTCGCGCTCTTTACAACCTCTCGATCCACCACCAAAACGTCTCGTTCATCCTCGAAACCGACCTCGTCCCTTTCCTCTTGAACGCGTTGGGAGACATGGAAGTCAGCGAGAGGATCCTCTCGGTCTTGACCAACGTGGTATCAGTGTCGGAAGGAAGAAAAGCGGTCGGAGAAGCGGTTGAAGCGTTTCCTATACTGGTCGACGTGTTGAACTGGAACGATTCGGAGAAGTGTCAAGAGAAAGCGGTTTACATTCTCATGTTGATGGCTCACAAGGGGTATGGAGACCGGAGGGCTATGATCGAAGCGGGTATTGAATCTTCGTTGCTTGAGCTGACGCTTGTGGGAAGCCCATTGGTGCAAAGGCGAGCTTCGAGGATACTAGAGTCCTTGAGAGCGGTCGACAAAGGGAAGCAAGTGTCGGCTCCGATCTATGGGATAacatgttcttcttcttcatcttcgttGAGCAGAGAGAGGAATCGTGAGATTAGGATGAGTGATGAGAGGAGGGCGGTGCAGCAGTTAGTGCAACAGAGTTTACAGAGCAACATGAAGAGGATTGTGAAGAGAGCTAATTTTCCACAAGACTTTGTTACTAATTCACAGCATTTTACAAAGAGCTTAACTTTCTAA
- the LOC106389770 gene encoding stromal cell-derived factor 2-like protein encodes MAMGFFSLALFLFLSVDSDSGYTSASAAAASGKEGVEITYGSAMKLMHEKTKCRLHSHDVPYGSGSGQQSVTGFPGVVDSNSYWIVKPVPGTTAKQGDAVMSGATIRLQHMKTRKWLHSHLHASPISGNLEVSCFGDDSNSDTGDHWKLIIEGSGKTWKQDQRVRLQHIDTSGYLHSHDKKYQRIAGGQQEVCGIREKRADNVWLAAEGVYLPVNESSSK; translated from the exons ATGGCTATGGGATTCTTCTCCCTCGCTCTGTTCCTCTTCCTCAGCGTCGATTCCGATTCCGGCTACACGTCTGCTTCCGCCGCCGCCGCTTCGGGTAAAGAAGGCGTCGAG ATTACGTATGGAAGTGCGATGAAGCTGATGCACGAGAAGACTAAGTGTCGACTGCATTCTCACGATGTGCCGTATGGATCCGGCAGTGGTCAGCAGTCAGTCACTGGCTTTCCAGGCGTCGTTGATTCCAACAGCTACTGG ATTGTTAAACCTGTGCCTGGGACAACAGCCAAGCAAGGTGATGCCGTCATGAGTGGAGCTACCATTAGATTGCAGCACATGAAGACCCGGAAATGGCTCCACAGTCACTTGCATGCATCCCCTATATCTGGCAACTTAGAG GTTAGCTGTTTTGGAGATGATTCAAATTCCGATACTGGGGATCACTGGAA GCTTATAATCGAAGGGAGCGGGAAGACATGGAAACAAGACCAAAGAGTCCGACTTCAACACATAGACACTAGTGGCTACCTCCATAGCCATGACAAAAAGTACCAGCGTATAGCCGGTGGTCAGCAAGAG GTGTGTGGAATCAGGGAAAAGCGGGCAGATAATGTTTGGTTGGCAGCAGAAGGAGTCTACCTTCCCGTTAACGAAAGTAGCAGCAAGTAA